One Scylla paramamosain isolate STU-SP2022 chromosome 7, ASM3559412v1, whole genome shotgun sequence DNA window includes the following coding sequences:
- the LOC135102175 gene encoding multiple epidermal growth factor-like domains protein 6 produces the protein MGTECNTPCPAGHYGPGCMKACMCGLRPCDSSTSVCLCPAGNKGPNCNQACSEGQWGQSCLRKCECQNGATCNSVTGECHCQPGYVGPTCEATCPAGRYGVNCSGICGCLNGASCDHRTGQCQCLPGFTGLSCGQPCPLGRFGQDCVQVCDCNDGGGCDKVTGECTCAPGWRGSQCKLKCEEGRYGAGCAMNCSCANGGECDHISGACMCRPGWRGTFCSRPCSDRFWSIECRYQCDCDVGATCDPATGVCSCPPGKRGHHCSNKCGPDSYGAGCVFKCECRHGGECDPESGVCKCAPGWRGPQCQKSCPKGKWGAGCERVCDCEQEASCHAITGQCQCPPGFIGDRCQFICALGQYGESCSKECRCGPSQPCDHVSGECSCPPGREGQQCHQYCAEGRWGEGCRQQCKCAGSSLCDPMSGECFCPAGLKGRKCRRECPRGRYGVDCKQCKNGGTCDRVTGQCECRDNYYGATCSLTCPSATYGPGCNQTCECEHGGVCDATGACNCPAGYSGMLCEISCQPGTRGHRCSSQCRCKNDAVCHPATGECQCGLGWTGPFCDQASDPGMYGPDCRMDCACHHNASCDRFSGCCECGPGRYGRYCELVSGRVLWGVLH, from the exons CGTGTCCGGCTGGTCACTATGGACCGGGGTGTATGAAGGCGTGTATGTGCGGCCTGCGACCCTGCGACTCAAGCACAAGCGTGTGTCTCTGTCCGGCGGGGAACAAGGGACCAAACTGCAATCAAG CGTGTTCTGAGGGACAGTGGGGACAAAGCTGCTTGAGGAAGTGCGAATGCCAAAACGGTGCTACGTGCAACTCTGTGACTGGAGAATGCCACTGTCAGCCAGGATATGTG GGCCCTACGTGTGAGGCAACGTGCCCCGCCGGCAGGTATGGTGTCAACTGTAGTGGAATATGTGGGTGCCTCAATGGTGCCTCCTGCGACCACAGGACTGGCCA GTGCCAGTGCCTACCGGGATTCACGGGTCTTAGCTGCGGTCAGCCCTGTCCCCTGGGACGATTCGGTCAGGACTGTGTACAAGTATGTGACTGCAACGACGGTGGTGGGTGTGACAAGGTGACCGGGGAGTGCACATGTGCGCCGGGGTGGCGAGGGTCTCAGTGCAAACTCA AATGCGAGGAGGGTCGCTATGGAGCAGGTTGTGCCATGAACTGTAGCTGTGCCAATGGAGGCGAATGTGACCACATTTCAGGCGCCTGCATGTGTCGTCCAG GGTGGCGCGGGACATTCTGTTCCAGGCCGTGCTCAGACAGGTTTTGGAGCATAGAGTGTCGGTACCAGTGTGACTGTGATGTTGGCGCGACCTGTGACCCCGCCACGGGAGTGTGCTCGTGTCCGCCTGGCAAACGCGGCCATCACTGTTCCAACA AATGCGGGCCGGATAGTTACGGTGCAGGGTGTGTCTTCAAGTGCGAGTGTCGGCACGGAGGTGAATGTGATCCTGAGAGTGGGGTGTGCAAGTGTGCCCCAGGATGGCGGGGACCACAGTGCCAGAAATCCTGTCCTAAAG GGAAGTGGGGAGCGGGATGTGAACGCGTATGCGACTGTGAGCAAGAAGCAAGTTGCCATGCGATCACAGGCCAGTGCCAGTGTCCTCCAGGCTTCATTGGTGACAGGTGTCAGTTCA TCTGCGCTCTGGGTCAGTATGGGGAAAGCTGCAGCAAGGAGTGCCGCTGTGGGCCGTCTCAGCCGTGTGACCACGTGAGCGGGGAGTGTTCGTGTCCGCCAGGTCGCGAGGGACAGCAGTGCCACCAGT ACTGTGCCGAGGGGCGGTGGGGCGAAGGATGTCGCCAGCAGTGCAAATGTGCAGGATCATCCCTGTGCGACCCGATGAGTGGGGAGTGTTTCTGTCCCGCGGGACTCAAGGGCAGGAAGTGCCGCAGGGAATGTCCGAGGGGCAGGTACGGCGTCGACTGTAAGCAG TGTAAAAATGGTGGGACGTGTGACCGCGTGACTGGCCAGTGTGAGTGTCGCGACAACTACTACGGCGCCACCTGCTCCCTCACTTGTCCCTCCGCCACTTACGGGCCAGGATGTAATCAG ACGTGCGAATGTGAGCATGGCGGGGTGTGTGATGCGACAGGGGCGTGCAACTGCCCAGCAGGGTACAGTGGCATGCTTTGCGAGATCTCCTGCCAGCCCGGTACTAGGGGCCACCGCTGCAGCTCTCAGTGTCGCTGTAAAAACGACGCTGTCTGCCATCCAG CTACTGGAGAATGCCAGTGTGGGCTGGGATGGACAGGACCATTCTGCGACCAGGCGTCCGATCCAGGCATGTATGGACCTGACTGCCGCATGGACTGTGCCTGTCACCACAATGCTTCTTGCGACCGCTTCTCTGGCTGCTGCGAGTGTGGTCCCGGCAGATACGGGCGTTATTGCGAGTTAG TGTCCGGCAGGGTTCTATGGGGCGTATTGCACTAG